One genomic segment of Erysipelotrichaceae bacterium 66202529 includes these proteins:
- a CDS encoding dipeptide ABC transporter ATP-binding protein — protein sequence MSDAVLKVESLKVHFPVKGGLFTKKQVVKAVDGVSFEIYPKETFGLVGESGCGKSTTGRAIVKLYEPTSGSIYYHGEDVTKIRGSHLAEFRRNVQMIFQDPYASLNPRMTVGEIIREPMDIHHIFQTKEEREQRVRELLDIVGLKPDHIRRYPHEFSGGQRQRIGIARTLALNPQFIVCDEPISALDVSIQAQVINLLEHIQKEMGISYLFIAHDLSMVKHISDRIGVMYLGNLVEIGDSDDVYHRPLHPYTQALLSAVPIPDPRVAREKKRIVLEGELPSPLDTPSGCVFRTRCPNATERCAKEKPGMVNVGKRRVACFLYEK from the coding sequence ATGAGTGATGCAGTATTAAAGGTGGAAAGCCTGAAGGTTCACTTTCCTGTCAAGGGTGGTCTGTTTACCAAAAAGCAGGTGGTCAAGGCGGTGGATGGCGTCAGCTTTGAAATCTATCCGAAAGAAACCTTTGGGCTGGTTGGAGAAAGCGGCTGTGGAAAAAGTACGACCGGACGGGCCATCGTCAAGCTGTATGAGCCAACCTCGGGAAGCATCTATTATCATGGTGAGGATGTTACCAAAATCAGAGGCAGCCATCTTGCGGAATTCCGCAGAAATGTGCAGATGATTTTTCAGGATCCCTATGCCAGTCTGAATCCCCGTATGACGGTTGGAGAAATCATTCGCGAGCCGATGGATATTCATCACATCTTCCAAACGAAGGAGGAGCGTGAACAGCGGGTGCGTGAGCTGCTGGATATCGTAGGCTTAAAGCCCGATCATATCCGCCGGTATCCGCATGAATTTTCCGGAGGCCAGCGGCAGCGTATCGGTATCGCCAGAACGCTTGCCTTAAATCCGCAATTTATCGTCTGTGATGAGCCAATCAGTGCATTGGATGTTTCCATTCAGGCGCAGGTCATCAATCTGCTGGAGCATATTCAGAAGGAGATGGGGATTTCCTATCTGTTTATAGCCCATGATCTGAGCATGGTGAAGCATATATCCGATCGTATCGGAGTTATGTATCTGGGAAATCTGGTGGAAATCGGAGACAGTGATGATGTATATCATCGTCCGCTGCATCCGTATACGCAGGCTCTGTTGTCTGCTGTGCCGATTCCCGATCCGCGTGTTGCCAGAGAAAAGAAAAGAATCGTACTGGAGGGTGAGCTGCCAAGTCCGCTGGACACACCAAGCGGCTGCGTATTCCGTACCCGTTGTCCCAATGCTACGGAGCGCTGTGCAAAGGAGAAGCCGGGAATGGTGAATGTTGGAAAACGCAGGGTTGCCTGCTTCCTGTATGAAAAATAA
- a CDS encoding ATP-binding cassette domain-containing protein, producing MSMLEIKHLSTDFETENGLVHAVRDVSLSVDKGEVLGIVGESGSGKSQTMFSVMGLLSGNGIVKEGSITIDGKEISPRAFSDRKDYEQVMDQIRGNDLAMIFQDPMTFLNPVLRIETQLIEPIMNHMNISKEEAKQRAIELMRKVGIPSPEARIRQYPHQFSGGMRQRIIIAIALACDPKIIIADEPTTALDVTIQAQVLELISQLKEEIDSGIIMITHDLGVVASICDRIAIMYGGKIVETGSVFDIFEHPQHPYTKGLLSCISNPNELEKKELHPIPGSPPDLLNIQDTCPFADRCASAMKICKLKMPEETAVSESHICSCWLQHPKAQKGGEVQ from the coding sequence ATGAGTATGCTGGAAATTAAACATCTCTCTACGGATTTTGAAACGGAAAACGGCTTGGTACATGCTGTACGCGATGTATCTCTGTCTGTGGATAAGGGAGAGGTTTTGGGAATTGTAGGGGAATCGGGCTCCGGAAAGAGTCAGACGATGTTTTCCGTGATGGGGTTGCTGTCCGGAAACGGTATTGTGAAGGAAGGCAGTATCACCATCGACGGTAAGGAAATATCGCCAAGGGCGTTTTCCGACCGTAAGGATTATGAGCAGGTAATGGATCAGATCCGCGGCAATGATCTGGCGATGATTTTTCAGGATCCAATGACCTTTTTGAATCCGGTTCTGCGTATTGAAACACAGCTGATTGAACCAATCATGAATCATATGAACATATCGAAGGAGGAAGCGAAACAACGCGCCATCGAATTGATGCGCAAGGTTGGTATTCCTTCTCCGGAGGCGAGAATACGGCAATATCCGCATCAGTTTTCCGGCGGTATGCGGCAGCGTATCATCATCGCCATCGCCCTGGCCTGTGATCCGAAAATCATCATTGCCGATGAGCCGACAACGGCCCTGGATGTAACCATTCAGGCACAGGTTCTGGAGCTGATCTCGCAGCTGAAGGAGGAAATTGATTCCGGCATCATCATGATTACCCATGATTTGGGTGTTGTTGCGAGCATTTGTGACCGTATCGCTATCATGTATGGTGGGAAAATCGTTGAAACCGGCTCGGTATTCGATATCTTTGAACACCCGCAGCATCCGTATACCAAAGGATTGCTGTCCTGTATATCCAATCCGAACGAGCTGGAGAAAAAGGAGCTGCACCCGATACCGGGAAGTCCTCCTGATTTATTGAATATTCAGGATACCTGCCCGTTTGCGGACCGCTGTGCATCCGCTATGAAAATATGCAAGCTGAAAATGCCGGAGGAGACAGCAGTCAGTGAAAGCCATATATGCTCCTGCTGGCTGCAGCATCCCAAGGCACAAAAAGGTGGTGAGGTTCAATGA
- a CDS encoding ABC transporter permease subunit translates to MSEKILQEELKDELFERLDDSEKNAEKIAYESRTYLADAWHRFRQNKLAFVGFCFLMFMLLCAIIIPMVSPYTYDGQNLAIRNAGPSLQHLMGTDKFGRDILVRIMWGGRVSLSVGFAAAFISLGVGVLYGGIAGYFGGKIDMVMMRFVDMMYSIPDMLYVIMIVVVMGPSMSSILIGICISSWMGMARQVRAQVMTLKEQEFSLAAKVLGAGTGRIIFKHLIINSMGPIIVSVTMLVPSAIFYEAFLGFLGIGLSAPQASWGTLANEARSTLTSYPLQTLWPILAICLTMLALNFIGDGLGDALDPKKKKK, encoded by the coding sequence ATGAGTGAGAAAATACTGCAGGAGGAATTGAAGGACGAGCTGTTTGAGCGTCTGGACGATTCTGAAAAAAATGCGGAAAAAATAGCATATGAAAGCCGAACCTATCTGGCAGATGCCTGGCATCGGTTCCGGCAGAACAAGCTGGCGTTTGTGGGCTTCTGCTTTCTGATGTTCATGCTGCTATGTGCCATCATCATACCGATGGTATCCCCTTATACCTATGACGGACAGAACCTGGCAATACGCAATGCAGGGCCATCCCTTCAGCATCTGATGGGAACGGATAAATTCGGCCGTGACATTCTGGTACGTATCATGTGGGGAGGGCGTGTATCGTTAAGCGTCGGCTTTGCGGCTGCCTTTATTTCCCTTGGTGTCGGCGTCCTTTATGGCGGAATTGCCGGCTACTTTGGCGGTAAAATTGACATGGTGATGATGCGGTTTGTGGATATGATGTATTCCATTCCGGATATGCTGTATGTCATTATGATCGTTGTGGTCATGGGGCCTTCGATGAGCTCCATTCTGATCGGTATCTGTATATCCTCCTGGATGGGAATGGCCAGACAGGTGCGGGCACAGGTCATGACATTGAAGGAACAGGAGTTTTCCCTTGCGGCCAAGGTGCTGGGCGCGGGAACCGGTCGTATTATTTTCAAGCATCTGATTATCAACAGTATGGGGCCGATCATCGTATCCGTTACAATGCTGGTGCCGAGTGCAATTTTCTATGAGGCCTTTCTGGGCTTTTTGGGAATCGGTCTGAGTGCGCCACAGGCAAGCTGGGGAACGCTGGCGAATGAAGCAAGAAGCACCCTGACCTCTTATCCGCTGCAGACGCTGTGGCCGATTCTGGCAATCTGTCTGACGATGCTGGCATTAAACTTTATCGGTGACGGACTGGGGGATGCCCTGGATCCGAAGAAAAAAAAGAAGTAG
- a CDS encoding ABC transporter permease subunit: MPKYIIKRVLIGFVTLFVLASVTFFLMKATPGSPFSLAKYKTPEALAAAEAKYNLDKPLMEQYVIYLKGVAQGNLGESMINTGRSVSYYIKTGFPVTARLGLIAFVLALVGGIALGTGAALSRHKWVNNLCMFVATIGVSVPSFLIAMIMLIVFGVQLHILPFIGLNSPLNYIMPALSLAFYPIAMIARLTRSSMLEVMNQDYIILARSKGTPYKKVVIKHALKNAMLPVVTYAGPMFAFMLTGSFVIESVFSIPGIGSAFVSCITTRDYPIIMGLTIFLGFLVITFNLITDILSAIIDPRIKLD; this comes from the coding sequence ATGCCAAAGTATATCATCAAACGTGTGCTGATCGGATTTGTGACACTGTTTGTACTAGCCAGCGTAACCTTCTTCCTGATGAAGGCAACACCGGGATCACCATTTTCCCTGGCGAAGTATAAAACACCGGAAGCACTGGCTGCCGCAGAAGCAAAGTATAATCTGGATAAGCCGCTGATGGAGCAGTATGTGATCTACCTGAAGGGGGTCGCACAGGGAAATCTCGGCGAAAGTATGATCAATACCGGACGCAGTGTTTCCTATTATATTAAAACCGGATTTCCGGTAACGGCCCGTCTGGGGCTGATTGCCTTTGTGCTGGCCTTGGTTGGCGGAATAGCATTGGGAACAGGGGCAGCCCTGTCCCGGCATAAATGGGTGAACAACCTATGTATGTTTGTGGCGACGATCGGTGTCAGTGTGCCGTCATTTCTGATTGCGATGATCATGCTGATCGTATTCGGGGTACAACTGCACATCCTGCCGTTTATCGGCTTGAACAGTCCGCTGAACTACATCATGCCGGCACTATCCCTTGCATTTTATCCGATTGCCATGATTGCTCGGCTGACCCGTTCCAGTATGCTGGAGGTTATGAATCAGGATTATATCATCCTGGCACGTTCCAAGGGTACACCGTATAAGAAGGTTGTCATTAAGCATGCACTGAAAAATGCCATGCTGCCGGTGGTGACCTATGCAGGGCCGATGTTCGCCTTCATGCTGACGGGAAGCTTCGTCATTGAAAGCGTATTTTCGATACCGGGTATCGGCAGTGCCTTTGTATCCTGTATCACAACACGAGACTATCCAATCATCATGGGGCTGACGATATTCCTTGGTTTCCTTGTCATCACCTTTAATCTGATTACGGATATCCTGTCCGCGATTATTGATCCGCGGATCAAGCTGGATTAG
- a CDS encoding CBS domain-containing protein yields MYVKNRMTKHPICIDVNSKISDVVDIMSEKELHRIPVVSGKKLVGLVTEGMISKKGASKATSLSIYELNYLLSKTSVDAIMIRDVITIHEDRFLEDAALLMYKHDIGCLPVVNDANEVVGILTSNDVLSAFLDILGYRTSGSRVCIEVKDELGTIGKISEIFVRNNCNITHLGVYSQHNGFADMIIRIDTFQTDALAADLEEHGYKVLSITKNPN; encoded by the coding sequence ATGTACGTAAAAAACAGAATGACAAAGCATCCGATCTGTATCGATGTAAACAGTAAAATCAGTGATGTTGTCGATATCATGAGTGAAAAGGAGCTGCACCGTATTCCGGTCGTCAGCGGTAAAAAGCTGGTCGGTCTGGTCACCGAGGGCATGATCTCCAAAAAGGGTGCCAGCAAGGCAACCAGTCTGAGTATTTATGAGCTGAACTATCTGCTTTCCAAGACAAGCGTGGATGCGATTATGATTCGCGATGTGATTACGATTCACGAGGATCGTTTTCTGGAGGATGCGGCACTACTGATGTACAAGCATGATATCGGCTGTCTGCCGGTTGTCAACGATGCCAATGAGGTTGTCGGCATCCTGACGAGTAATGATGTGCTCTCTGCGTTCCTGGATATTCTGGGCTATCGCACAAGCGGAAGCCGTGTCTGTATCGAGGTCAAGGATGAGCTGGGAACGATTGGTAAAATATCGGAAATCTTTGTCCGCAACAACTGCAATATCACCCATCTAGGTGTATACTCCCAGCATAACGGCTTTGCGGATATGATCATTCGCATCGACACCTTCCAGACGGATGCTTTGGCAGCGGATTTGGAGGAGCATGGATACAAGGTTTTGAGCATTACCAAAAATCCGAATTAA
- a CDS encoding ATP-binding cassette domain-containing protein produces the protein MLKVEKLNVHYGVIHALKDVSMEVKEGEIVSLIGANGAGKTTLLQTISGLLKKTSGDILFLGKSMNKVSAKNIVKEGITQVPEGRHIFPGMSVYENLLMGAYLRKDKDGIKADLQDIYQRFPILEKRSSQDASTLSGGEQQMLAMGRALMARPKILLLDEPSMGLAPILVKEIFNIIKDINEKGTTVLLVEQNAKMALSIADRAYVMETGNIVMSGTGAELVNSPEIQKAYLGG, from the coding sequence ATGCTGAAGGTAGAAAAATTAAATGTCCACTATGGTGTTATACACGCATTGAAGGATGTATCCATGGAGGTAAAGGAAGGCGAAATCGTTTCGCTGATCGGTGCTAACGGTGCCGGTAAGACAACCCTGCTGCAGACCATCAGCGGGCTGCTGAAAAAAACGAGCGGGGACATCCTGTTTCTTGGCAAATCCATGAACAAGGTCAGTGCGAAAAATATTGTAAAGGAAGGAATCACACAGGTGCCGGAGGGACGTCATATTTTTCCCGGTATGAGTGTGTATGAAAACTTATTGATGGGGGCTTATCTGCGTAAGGATAAGGATGGTATCAAAGCGGATTTACAGGATATCTATCAGCGGTTTCCGATTCTGGAAAAGCGAAGCTCACAGGATGCCTCCACCTTATCCGGAGGAGAACAGCAGATGCTGGCGATGGGCCGTGCGCTGATGGCTAGACCGAAGATTCTGCTGCTGGATGAGCCGAGCATGGGGCTTGCGCCGATTTTGGTGAAGGAAATATTCAACATCATTAAGGATATCAATGAAAAGGGAACGACCGTCCTGCTCGTCGAACAGAACGCAAAGATGGCATTGTCCATTGCGGATCGTGCCTATGTTATGGAAACCGGAAATATCGTTATGAGCGGAACCGGTGCAGAGCTGGTCAACAGTCCTGAAATTCAGAAAGCATACCTGGGAGGATAA
- a CDS encoding ATP-binding cassette domain-containing protein produces MALLKVSGLTKNFGGLCAVSNVNMEINEQELIGLIGPNGAGKTTLFNLLTGVYEPSEGKIELNVDGAMKEIGGMKPYAVTRMGLARTFQNIRLFKNLTALDNVKIAMHKNIKYGTLQAILRTPNFYKEEERVEQQAEELLKVVNLYDKRNELASNLPYGEQRRLEIARALATQPKVLFLDEPAAGMNPQETADLTKLIHQIKDDFHLTVILIEHDMSLVMTICERIYVLDYGKCIANGVPEVIKNDKRVIKAYLGEDI; encoded by the coding sequence ATGGCTTTATTGAAGGTCAGTGGATTGACAAAGAACTTCGGCGGTCTTTGCGCCGTATCCAACGTCAACATGGAAATCAATGAGCAGGAGCTGATCGGACTGATCGGACCAAACGGTGCCGGAAAGACAACGCTGTTTAATCTGCTTACCGGTGTATATGAGCCCAGTGAGGGGAAAATCGAGCTGAATGTCGATGGTGCGATGAAGGAGATCGGTGGTATGAAGCCGTATGCGGTAACGCGTATGGGATTGGCAAGAACCTTTCAGAACATCCGTCTGTTTAAAAATCTGACAGCACTGGACAATGTGAAAATCGCAATGCATAAGAATATTAAATACGGAACCCTGCAGGCGATCCTGCGTACACCGAATTTTTATAAAGAGGAGGAACGTGTGGAGCAGCAGGCAGAGGAGCTGTTAAAGGTGGTAAACCTGTACGACAAGCGAAATGAGCTTGCCAGCAATCTCCCTTATGGAGAGCAGCGCCGTCTGGAAATCGCCAGAGCGCTTGCCACACAGCCGAAGGTGCTGTTTCTGGATGAACCGGCTGCCGGTATGAACCCGCAGGAAACAGCTGATTTAACAAAGCTCATTCATCAGATCAAGGATGACTTCCATCTGACGGTAATCCTGATTGAGCACGATATGTCGCTGGTAATGACGATCTGTGAGCGTATTTATGTGCTGGATTATGGAAAATGCATCGCCAACGGTGTTCCGGAAGTGATCAAGAACGACAAGCGCGTCATTAAGGCGTACTTAGGGGAGGATATTTAA
- a CDS encoding branched-chain amino acid ABC transporter permease, whose product MKHIFSKLNLCWILFTTALLTIITLLMQGGVINFYYQSTLYTIGINMILAISLNLIIGVTGQFSLGHAGFMCIGAYAAAIITKATPNLGGFAIAVVIGGVISALVALVVAIPTLRLKGDYLAIATLGFSEIVRIIVLNMTITNGAAGLFGIPKLTTWPLLLFCLIVSLLIVLNFSRSAPGRACISIREDEIASEAMGINTTKYKTIAFVIGAVLASLAGALYACNFYVVKPDLFTFNKSVDILILVVFGGMGSFTGSIVAAVVIGFINMYLQNFADVRMIIYGAALVLIMVFRPEGLFGTKEFTFSGLLKRFSKKKEVR is encoded by the coding sequence ATGAAACATATCTTTAGTAAGCTGAACCTTTGCTGGATCTTATTCACGACGGCATTGTTAACAATCATTACGCTGCTCATGCAGGGCGGTGTGATTAACTTCTATTATCAGAGTACCTTATATACCATTGGAATTAACATGATTCTGGCAATTTCCCTGAATCTGATCATCGGTGTGACCGGACAGTTTTCGCTGGGACATGCGGGATTTATGTGTATCGGTGCCTACGCGGCTGCCATCATCACAAAGGCAACGCCGAATCTGGGCGGCTTTGCGATTGCTGTTGTAATCGGCGGTGTGATTTCCGCACTGGTTGCTCTGGTTGTCGCTATTCCAACCCTGCGGTTAAAGGGCGACTATCTGGCGATTGCGACACTGGGATTCTCGGAAATCGTTCGTATCATTGTATTGAATATGACCATTACCAACGGGGCAGCCGGACTGTTCGGTATTCCAAAGCTGACAACCTGGCCGCTGCTGCTGTTCTGTTTGATCGTATCACTGCTCATTGTGCTGAACTTTTCACGCAGTGCACCCGGACGTGCCTGTATCTCAATCCGTGAGGATGAGATTGCATCGGAAGCGATGGGAATCAATACAACGAAATATAAAACGATTGCCTTTGTCATCGGTGCTGTTCTGGCATCCCTGGCAGGTGCCTTGTATGCCTGCAACTTCTATGTCGTAAAGCCGGACTTGTTCACCTTCAATAAATCCGTGGACATTCTGATCCTGGTGGTATTCGGCGGTATGGGAAGCTTTACCGGTTCCATCGTTGCGGCAGTTGTCATCGGCTTTATCAATATGTATCTGCAGAACTTCGCGGATGTACGTATGATTATCTATGGTGCTGCTCTGGTACTGATTATGGTCTTTCGTCCGGAGGGTCTGTTTGGCACGAAGGAATTTACCTTCTCGGGTCTGTTAAAACGGTTCTCGAAAAAGAAGGAGGTGCGTTGA
- a CDS encoding branched-chain amino acid ABC transporter permease, with translation MTEFFQQLVNGLSIGSIYALIALGYTMVYGIIKLINFAHGDIYMLGAYVGFISIAQLHLGFFPALLMAMVVCGVLGVVIERIAYKPLRNATRIAALITAIGVSYFLEYSTQKVMGPGVKTYPSVLSNQTFHVFGIQIQMQQIYILVITIILMLALQFIVRKTKIGRSMRAVSVDADAAKLMGINVDATISYTFAIGSALAGAGGVLVGMYYNTINPLMGMVPGIKAFVAAVFGGIGIIPGAMFGGFFIGIVEALVTAYGSSLYKDAVVYAILILILIIKPAGLLGKNVKEKV, from the coding sequence ATGACAGAATTTTTTCAACAGCTGGTAAATGGCCTTTCCATCGGCAGTATCTATGCATTGATTGCATTGGGATATACGATGGTGTATGGAATTATCAAGCTGATCAACTTTGCGCATGGTGATATTTACATGCTTGGTGCCTATGTGGGATTTATCTCCATAGCACAGTTACATTTGGGCTTTTTCCCGGCATTGCTTATGGCCATGGTGGTCTGCGGTGTGCTGGGTGTTGTAATCGAACGCATTGCCTACAAGCCACTGCGGAATGCTACACGGATTGCAGCGCTGATTACGGCAATCGGTGTCAGCTATTTTCTGGAATATTCCACACAGAAGGTCATGGGGCCGGGGGTAAAAACCTATCCATCCGTATTAAGCAATCAGACCTTTCATGTGTTTGGTATCCAGATTCAGATGCAGCAGATTTATATTCTGGTAATTACGATTATCCTGATGCTTGCGCTGCAGTTTATCGTTCGTAAGACGAAAATCGGTCGTTCCATGCGTGCTGTGTCCGTGGATGCGGATGCCGCAAAGCTGATGGGGATCAATGTGGACGCAACGATTTCCTATACCTTTGCCATTGGTTCCGCACTGGCAGGAGCAGGTGGTGTTCTTGTTGGTATGTATTATAATACCATCAATCCACTGATGGGAATGGTTCCCGGTATCAAGGCGTTTGTTGCTGCGGTATTCGGTGGAATCGGCATTATCCCGGGGGCGATGTTTGGCGGCTTCTTCATCGGTATCGTTGAGGCGCTGGTCACGGCTTATGGAAGCTCCTTATATAAGGATGCCGTTGTATATGCCATTCTGATTCTGATCCTGATCATCAAGCCGGCAGGTCTGCTGGGTAAAAATGTGAAAGAGAAGGTGTAG
- a CDS encoding ABC transporter substrate-binding protein: MGNFKKFMAMAAVSCMALTTMTACGNSGDAGSGDGDTKEIKIGLNYELSGETANYGTPEYNGSMLAIKQANANKDNKFSYKAVKGDNKSQADESTNVATKLITSDGVKGIVGPATSGASAATYQIASDNKVLVVSPSATATNVTLQDGKTKESVYPYVFRVCFEDPYQGAAMAVYAKDTLKKTKAAVISDSSSDYAKGLSKAFQDKFKEKGGKIVTELNYQAKDTDFNVQLTKIKGMDFDVIYIPGYYNEVGLIIKQAREMGIDVPIVGGDGFDSTDLVKLAGNKNLNDVFFTTAYTTVDASDALTKFIADYKKEYNEDPSMFSALAYDATNVLIQSFEKAGSADTEAAQKAMTELDFKGVTGDFTFDETHTPKKAALVVELVDGEQKNAVEVDPNK; the protein is encoded by the coding sequence ATGGGAAACTTTAAGAAATTTATGGCCATGGCTGCAGTGAGCTGCATGGCTTTGACAACAATGACTGCCTGTGGAAACAGCGGTGATGCAGGCTCTGGTGACGGAGATACAAAGGAAATCAAAATCGGTTTAAACTATGAACTATCCGGGGAAACGGCAAACTACGGTACGCCGGAATACAACGGCTCCATGCTTGCCATCAAACAGGCAAACGCAAACAAGGACAACAAGTTCAGCTATAAGGCAGTAAAAGGGGACAACAAATCACAGGCGGATGAATCGACAAACGTAGCTACCAAGCTGATTACATCCGATGGCGTAAAGGGAATCGTAGGGCCGGCAACCTCCGGTGCTTCTGCGGCTACCTATCAGATTGCATCCGATAACAAGGTGCTGGTTGTATCTCCATCCGCAACTGCAACCAATGTAACACTGCAGGATGGTAAGACAAAGGAAAGCGTTTATCCATATGTATTCCGTGTCTGCTTTGAAGACCCTTATCAGGGTGCCGCAATGGCAGTATATGCAAAGGATACCTTAAAGAAAACGAAGGCTGCTGTCATTTCCGACTCCAGCTCCGATTATGCGAAAGGACTTTCCAAGGCATTCCAGGATAAGTTTAAGGAAAAGGGCGGAAAAATCGTAACCGAGCTGAATTATCAGGCTAAGGATACCGATTTCAACGTACAGCTGACAAAAATCAAGGGAATGGACTTCGATGTCATCTATATCCCTGGATATTATAATGAGGTAGGTCTGATTATCAAGCAGGCTCGTGAAATGGGAATTGATGTACCAATCGTCGGCGGTGACGGCTTTGATTCCACCGATCTTGTGAAGCTGGCAGGTAATAAAAACCTGAACGATGTATTCTTCACGACAGCCTACACAACGGTAGATGCAAGCGACGCATTGACAAAATTTATCGCAGACTATAAGAAAGAATACAATGAAGATCCTAGCATGTTCTCCGCGCTGGCTTATGATGCGACAAACGTTTTGATTCAGTCCTTTGAAAAAGCAGGAAGCGCAGATACAGAGGCTGCACAGAAGGCTATGACTGAGCTGGATTTCAAGGGTGTAACCGGAGATTTCACATTTGATGAAACACATACACCAAAGAAGGCTGCACTTGTTGTAGAGCTGGTAGACGGCGAACAGAAGAATGCAGTCGAGGTCGATCCAAACAAATAG
- a CDS encoding signal peptidase I, whose product MRQDVYTSEAQLQAMLDELAHAHDLDSKAHTRIARKKLFKLIGNLAGVLIIAFLFITWLQVEDARSKGEVPTVCGYQIYEVKTGSMVPTIPVKSLILSRIPKDAAKLQIGDIVTFQDDGVTITHRIVEVIQENESIGYRTKGDNPANSVDPNILTPDRIQAVYVMKLPFRFTSESD is encoded by the coding sequence ATGAGGCAGGATGTGTATACCAGCGAAGCACAGCTGCAGGCAATGCTGGACGAACTGGCGCATGCACATGATCTGGACAGTAAGGCACATACGCGTATCGCCAGAAAAAAGCTGTTTAAGCTGATTGGTAATCTGGCAGGTGTGCTTATCATTGCCTTTCTGTTTATCACATGGCTGCAGGTGGAGGATGCAAGAAGCAAGGGAGAGGTACCAACCGTATGCGGTTATCAGATATATGAAGTGAAAACCGGCAGTATGGTGCCAACCATTCCTGTAAAATCCCTCATCCTCTCCCGCATACCAAAGGACGCGGCAAAGCTGCAGATTGGAGATATTGTCACCTTTCAGGATGATGGGGTAACCATAACACACCGTATTGTGGAGGTGATACAGGAAAACGAATCGATTGGCTATCGTACCAAGGGAGATAATCCCGCTAATTCTGTAGACCCCAATATTCTCACACCGGATCGTATACAGGCTGTTTATGTGATGAAGCTTCCCTTCCGGTTCACATCGGAAAGTGATTAG
- a CDS encoding AIM24 family protein, whose protein sequence is MFQIENFTNNDDIRTLAKLGPFTVIEYIRDLSVMPSDAQQAYFCNEMNVRKRQVICDLSKAHITLQAGAMQWMAGNVNATTGVKGVGDLFSKAVRGKVTGESAIKPEYKGDGIMVLEPTYKHILLVDVAEWNGSIVLDDGLFLACDSALKHKAVMRSNLSSAVAGNEGLFNLGITGNGILCLEAPCPREELIEITLKDDVLKIDGNMAIAWSGSLDFTVERSGKTLIGSAASGEGLVNVYRGTGKVLLAPVI, encoded by the coding sequence ATGTTTCAAATTGAAAATTTTACAAATAATGATGATATTCGAACACTGGCGAAATTGGGGCCTTTTACCGTAATTGAGTATATACGGGATCTCAGTGTCATGCCTTCAGATGCACAGCAGGCTTATTTCTGCAATGAAATGAATGTCAGAAAGCGTCAGGTTATCTGTGATTTAAGCAAAGCTCACATCACCTTGCAGGCAGGTGCAATGCAATGGATGGCGGGTAATGTGAATGCAACCACAGGTGTGAAGGGTGTTGGAGATTTATTCAGCAAGGCTGTACGGGGAAAGGTGACAGGAGAATCCGCAATCAAGCCTGAATATAAGGGTGATGGAATCATGGTTCTTGAGCCGACTTATAAACACATCCTCCTTGTGGATGTCGCAGAGTGGAACGGTTCTATTGTACTCGACGACGGGCTCTTCCTTGCCTGTGATTCAGCCTTAAAGCATAAGGCTGTTATGCGATCCAATCTATCCTCAGCCGTTGCCGGCAATGAAGGTTTATTCAATCTTGGTATTACAGGAAACGGCATTCTGTGTCTGGAAGCGCCTTGTCCTCGTGAAGAGCTGATTGAAATCACATTGAAAGATGATGTTTTAAAAATTGACGGCAATATGGCAATCGCCTGGAGCGGTTCTCTGGATTTTACAGTTGAACGATCAGGAAAAACTTTGATTGGTTCTGCGGCATCCGGAGAAGGTCTGGTAAATGTATATCGTGGAACCGGTAAGGTACTGCTTGCTCCCGTAATCTGA